In one Pseudomonas sp. MM211 genomic region, the following are encoded:
- the motD gene encoding flagellar motor protein MotD, whose protein sequence is MARRRRHEEHENHERWLVSYADFITLLFAFFVVMYSISSINEGKYKILSETLTGVFNQPDRSIKPIPVGDERPRTTEPDRSMVDEETAQQIAASTLENIADSIRDAFGGLLQSDQLKVRGNELWIEIELSSGLLFPSGDALPNDMAFEIIEKIAKILAPYGNPVHVEGFTDNQPIRTAQFPTNWELSTARAASIVRMLAMDGVDPSRMAAVGYGEFQPVADNATAEGRARNRRVVLVVSRNLDVRRSVSGVGSANAQPDTALQRAGTQPASAPAVQAPANGAVNSPSPAQ, encoded by the coding sequence ATGGCTCGCCGACGCCGCCACGAAGAACATGAGAATCACGAGCGCTGGCTGGTGTCCTACGCGGACTTCATCACGCTGCTGTTCGCCTTCTTCGTGGTGATGTACTCGATTTCCTCGATCAACGAAGGCAAGTACAAGATCCTTTCGGAAACCCTGACGGGGGTCTTCAATCAGCCGGATCGCTCCATCAAACCCATCCCGGTGGGGGACGAGCGACCGCGCACCACCGAGCCGGATCGCTCCATGGTGGATGAGGAAACGGCGCAGCAGATCGCCGCTTCTACACTGGAGAATATCGCTGACAGCATTCGTGATGCCTTCGGCGGATTGCTGCAGAGCGATCAACTGAAGGTGCGCGGCAATGAGCTGTGGATCGAGATCGAGTTGAGCTCCGGTCTGCTGTTTCCCAGTGGCGATGCGCTGCCGAACGATATGGCTTTCGAGATCATCGAGAAGATTGCCAAAATCCTGGCGCCCTATGGCAACCCGGTGCATGTGGAAGGGTTTACCGATAACCAGCCGATCAGAACTGCGCAGTTCCCGACCAACTGGGAGCTGTCTACCGCGCGCGCTGCCAGTATCGTGCGGATGCTGGCCATGGATGGCGTCGATCCGTCACGTATGGCCGCCGTAGGCTATGGCGAGTTCCAGCCAGTAGCCGACAACGCCACGGCAGAGGGCAGGGCGCGCAACCGTCGGGTGGTTCTGGTGGTCTCGCGCAATCTCGATGTGCGGCGTAGTGTAAGTGGCGTGGGCAGTGCCAATGCCCAGCCTGATACGGCTCTGCAGCGGGCTGGCACGCAACCTGCTTCAGCGCCTGCAGTACAGGCTCCAGCCAATGGGGCCGTCAATTCCCCGTCGCCTGCCCAATGA
- a CDS encoding ParA family protein codes for MRVWAVANQKGGVGKTTSSIALAGLLADAGKRVVVVDLDPHGSMTSYFGHDPDSLEHSVFDLFQHQGNVPQELPKQLLLPTSHERISLLPSSTVLATLERQSPGQSGLGLVVAKSLAQLWQDFDHAVIDSPPLLGILMVNALAACQQLVIPVQTEFLAVKGLERMVSTLAMINRSRKHALPYTIVPTLFDRRTQASMSTLRLLKSSYPETLWQGYIPIDTRLRDASRAGLTPSQFDGNSRGTIAYRALLKHLLAQQPASQVA; via the coding sequence ATGAGAGTTTGGGCTGTAGCCAATCAGAAAGGCGGTGTGGGTAAAACCACCTCGTCCATCGCCCTGGCAGGTTTACTGGCTGATGCTGGCAAACGTGTGGTGGTGGTCGATCTCGACCCGCATGGCTCGATGACCAGCTATTTCGGTCACGATCCCGATAGCCTGGAGCACAGCGTCTTCGACCTGTTCCAGCATCAGGGCAACGTGCCTCAGGAGCTACCGAAGCAGTTATTGCTACCAACCAGTCACGAACGAATTTCCCTGCTGCCATCGAGCACCGTTCTGGCTACGTTGGAGCGCCAGTCTCCTGGGCAGAGCGGTCTTGGCCTGGTGGTTGCCAAGAGCCTGGCGCAGCTGTGGCAAGACTTCGACCACGCAGTGATCGACAGCCCACCGCTGCTCGGCATATTGATGGTCAATGCCCTGGCTGCTTGCCAGCAACTGGTGATCCCGGTGCAGACCGAGTTTCTCGCGGTGAAAGGCCTGGAGCGTATGGTTAGCACGTTGGCAATGATCAATCGCTCGCGTAAGCATGCTTTGCCTTACACCATCGTACCGACCCTGTTCGACCGTCGTACCCAGGCGTCGATGTCCACCTTGCGGTTGCTCAAGAGCAGCTATCCGGAGACGCTCTGGCAAGGCTACATTCCGATTGATACTCGCCTGCGTGATGCCAGCCGGGCAGGGCTGACGCCTTCGCAGTTCGATGGTAACAGCCGCGGCACTATTGCCTACCGTGCGCTGCTCAAGCATTTGTTGGCACAACAACCTGCGTCTCAGGTGGCCTGA